The genomic window CTGCAGCCAGCCGGTCACCAGCGGGCCGATGAGCCCACCGATGTTGATGCCCATGTAGAAGATGGAGAAGCCGGCGTCGCGACGCTCGTCCTTCTCGCCATACAGGCTGCCTACAAGGGCTGTCGCGTTGGCCTTCAGGCCGCCGGAGCCGATGCCCACCAGCACCAAGCCCGCGATCAAGCCCGGAATGCCCGGCAGGAGTGCCAGCGCAATGTGGCCGGCCATGATCATGATGGCCGAGCCGAACAGGACCTTTTCGGAGCCGAAGAGACGGTCGGCGAGCCATGCACCGAGGATCGTCGACAGGTAAACGCCACCACCGTACGCACCCACCAAACCAGCGGCGAGGCCCTGGTCGATGGAAAGGCCGCCCTGCTCGGCGGTGAAGTACATGTAGTAGAGCAGGATTCCCTGCATGCCGTAGAAGGAGAATCGCTCCCACATTTCCACGGAGAAGAGGCTGGCCAACATCTTTGGGTGGCCGAAGAATGACGTATCGCCCGCTGGCTTTGCGGACTCAGCCGTGGTTTGAGGTGTGCTCATTTTCTCAATGCTGGCACTGACTGCGGGCATTGTCACATCGATATATGCCCGAGGCAACCAGTTTCCATATGTTAGACAGCAGGTTCAGCGGTTCTCCAGGACCGCCGCGAGCTGAAGGAGCAGCAGCTCAGATCCCGGCATGCCAATGAGCTGGATCCCCATGGGCAGGCCGCCATGGGTGGTGTGCACCGGGATGCTGATGGCCGGGAGTCCGCACACGTTCACCATGGAGGACCAGGGCGCATATTGGCACTGCCGTTTGTAGTCCTCATCAGCGTCCCCGGCCCACTCGCTCGGCCAAGGCTCACCACTGTGGCCGCCACCGGTGAACCACCCGATCGGGCGTGGTGTTTGCGCCAAGGTGGGCATGAGCATGAGGTCCCAGTCCGAGTACTGCGCGATGGTGTCGTGCTCGAACTGCCGCAGGAACTGCAGGGCCTCGTTGACCTTCAACGCGCTCCGCTGCTGCGCACGACGCCGGAAAGTCCGGGTCAGCGGGGTCAGCAACGCCTCACGTTGGGGTGCTATCCGGGCGCTTCCGACGCCGGCGGTCCAGGCGGCCGTAAACGCTTCGGGATAGCGGTTGTCATAGCGGATTTCGGCTTCACCAACGCTGTGGCCCGCCTTTTCCAGCAGTTTGATCCCCAAAGCCAGGGCGTCCATGGCTTCCTGTTCGACCTGGAATGGGTAGATGCCGGCCCACGGGCTATCCAGGGTCACGCCGATTCTCAGGGCTTCGGGCGCCCGCCCAACATTGGCGAGGTATCCGCCGTCGGGCGCTTCATGCCGTGGGACCAGCGCGTCCATCAGCAGCGCCGCATCCGCAGCGGTCCTTGCGAGGGGGCCGGCGACAACGAGCTTGGCAGCATCGCCGGCGCCACCACCGGACGGCACCAAGCCCCTTCCGGGTTTCAGGCCGACCAGCCCGCAGGCGCCGGCCGGAATACGGATGGAGCCGCCGCCGTCGGTCCCTGGCGCGAACGGAATGAG from Arthrobacter sp. StoSoilB20 includes these protein-coding regions:
- a CDS encoding amidase; the protein is MTAVELRDALASGELSASEAATHFLEIIETRNKQLGSFLTVTADQALADAAAADHLHAGLVKEGRREDLPLLHGMPIAFKDLTDVAGVPTTHGSAALEHKPVPEDGALAAGLKAQGVISLGKTQVPEFGLTAYSENRVAPPSRNPHALGRSSGGSSGGSAAAVAAGLIPFAPGTDGGGSIRIPAGACGLVGLKPGRGLVPSGGGAGDAAKLVVAGPLARTAADAALLMDALVPRHEAPDGGYLANVGRAPEALRIGVTLDSPWAGIYPFQVEQEAMDALALGIKLLEKAGHSVGEAEIRYDNRYPEAFTAAWTAGVGSARIAPQREALLTPLTRTFRRRAQQRSALKVNEALQFLRQFEHDTIAQYSDWDLMLMPTLAQTPRPIGWFTGGGHSGEPWPSEWAGDADEDYKRQCQYAPWSSMVNVCGLPAISIPVHTTHGGLPMGIQLIGMPGSELLLLQLAAVLENR